The following proteins are co-located in the Deferribacter autotrophicus genome:
- a CDS encoding LptA/OstA family protein: MKWLISLLILLIFTFSVYAANAIKITSDKLVYNGQKKESVFEGSVEAIYDNTTINSDKMVVYTDENNKPIKIICTGNVKIVRDNIVSLSESAEMDIKKDIAILKGNVKIWQDKNYLEGDEVYIYNKEKRVEVRNIKDKKVKIIFYPDEKVK, from the coding sequence ATGAAATGGCTGATTAGTTTGTTAATACTGTTAATATTTACTTTTTCTGTATATGCTGCAAATGCTATAAAAATAACATCTGATAAGTTAGTTTACAACGGTCAGAAAAAGGAATCGGTCTTTGAAGGTAGTGTGGAAGCAATTTATGATAACACTACAATTAATAGTGATAAGATGGTTGTTTATACAGATGAAAATAATAAGCCTATAAAAATTATTTGCACAGGAAATGTTAAAATTGTAAGGGATAATATAGTATCTTTGTCTGAAAGTGCTGAGATGGATATTAAAAAAGACATAGCGATTTTAAAAGGGAATGTAAAAATTTGGCAGGATAAGAATTACTTGGAAGGGGATGAAGTATATATTTATAATAAAGAAAAGAGAGTAGAAGTGAGAAATATTAAAGATAAAAAAGTAAAAATTATTTTTTATCCAGATGAAAAGGTAAAATAA
- the lptB gene encoding LPS export ABC transporter ATP-binding protein, with protein MVLEAKGLKKRYKNRNVVDGVEVVLNKGEVVGLLGPNGAGKTTTFYMLVGIIKPDDGKIFYKGEDITGLPIYKRAAKGIGYLPQEISIFRKLTVYENLYAAMELKYKDRGFIEERIEQLLKDFGLEKVKNTIGYSLSGGEKRRAEIARCLSIEPEVILLDEPFAGIDPISVQEIQRMIERLKKMNIGILITDHNVRETLQITDRAYIMHNGKILTHGTPEEIIKDEKVRETYLGEGYRL; from the coding sequence ATGGTTTTGGAAGCTAAAGGGTTAAAAAAAAGATATAAAAACAGAAATGTTGTTGATGGGGTAGAAGTAGTCTTAAATAAAGGGGAGGTAGTTGGACTTCTTGGTCCGAATGGTGCTGGTAAAACTACAACCTTTTACATGCTAGTGGGAATAATAAAACCTGATGATGGAAAGATTTTTTATAAAGGTGAAGATATTACGGGATTGCCTATCTATAAAAGAGCGGCAAAAGGGATAGGGTATCTTCCTCAAGAAATATCTATTTTTAGAAAACTTACTGTATATGAAAATTTATATGCTGCAATGGAGCTTAAATATAAAGATAGAGGATTTATAGAAGAAAGAATAGAGCAGTTGTTGAAAGATTTTGGGTTAGAGAAAGTAAAAAATACAATAGGATATTCGCTTAGTGGTGGAGAAAAAAGAAGAGCTGAAATTGCTAGATGTCTTTCCATTGAACCTGAGGTGATTCTACTTGATGAACCATTTGCTGGGATTGATCCAATATCTGTTCAAGAAATACAGCGTATGATTGAAAGGCTGAAGAAGATGAATATAGGGATTTTAATAACAGATCACAATGTAAGGGAAACGTTACAGATTACTGATAGGGCATATATTATGCACAATGGGAAAATATTGACTCATGGTACACCTGAAGAGATAATTAAAGATGAAAAGGTGAGAGAGACATATCTCGGAGAAGGGTACAGATTATAA
- the rpoN gene encoding RNA polymerase factor sigma-54 — protein sequence MSKLSVTLKNKLSQKLLITPQMKQSLNILQLPMFELSQEINSILEENPVLDEIEKKEDLAEDDVNVDSYIEELKKVDWESYFDEDDEFKYYIKEDEDVNFEKFVSKKPNLYEHLLFQLNISGLKGDDYRIGEYIIGNLTENGYFRLDIDTSAKELGVSKEHFLQVLKKIQGFDPSGIASRNLKECLNIQLKDFEVSDEDLSYINVILDKYEAELINGDYERIYKGLGIDKDYFDYLMGLIKKVDPKPGLKFNYETVYVIPDVYVFKKDDVLEVKLNEEYIPSIKLNSYYIKLIKSEGLDEKTKEYVEEKVKNALWILKSLNQRKKAILRVVETIVKHQRHFFLYGDRKLKPLKLKDVSAETNLHESTISRVTSNKYLACEYGVYEIKSFFVKGIETTDGTMSVEAIKDLIKEIIDNEDKKKPYSDEKIVEILSKKGIKIARRTVAKYRDELGIPSTSKRKQR from the coding sequence ATGAGTAAATTAAGTGTTACATTAAAGAACAAACTGTCTCAAAAACTCCTTATTACTCCACAAATGAAGCAGTCTTTAAATATTCTTCAGCTTCCGATGTTTGAGTTATCACAAGAGATTAATAGTATTTTGGAAGAAAATCCAGTTTTAGATGAAATTGAAAAAAAGGAAGATTTGGCAGAGGATGATGTTAACGTTGACTCTTATATTGAAGAATTAAAGAAAGTGGATTGGGAATCATATTTTGATGAAGATGATGAGTTTAAATATTATATTAAAGAAGATGAAGATGTTAATTTTGAAAAATTTGTGAGTAAAAAACCTAATCTATATGAGCATCTACTTTTCCAATTAAACATTTCTGGTTTAAAAGGTGATGATTACAGAATAGGGGAATATATAATAGGGAATTTAACAGAGAATGGTTATTTTAGATTGGATATTGATACATCAGCCAAAGAATTGGGGGTTTCAAAAGAACACTTCTTACAAGTTTTGAAAAAGATTCAGGGGTTTGATCCTTCTGGTATTGCTAGTAGAAACTTAAAGGAATGTTTAAATATTCAGTTGAAAGATTTTGAAGTAAGCGATGAAGATTTGAGTTATATTAATGTTATTCTCGATAAGTATGAAGCTGAGCTGATAAATGGGGATTATGAACGTATATATAAAGGTTTGGGTATTGATAAAGATTATTTTGATTATTTGATGGGGTTAATTAAAAAAGTTGATCCAAAGCCTGGATTAAAGTTCAATTATGAGACGGTTTATGTAATTCCTGATGTATATGTTTTTAAAAAAGATGATGTTCTGGAAGTTAAATTGAACGAAGAATATATCCCTTCAATTAAGTTAAATAGTTACTATATTAAATTAATTAAAAGTGAAGGACTTGATGAGAAGACGAAAGAATATGTTGAAGAAAAAGTAAAAAATGCTTTATGGATATTGAAGAGTCTAAATCAGAGAAAAAAGGCAATTTTAAGAGTGGTGGAAACCATTGTAAAACATCAAAGACATTTTTTCCTATATGGTGATAGGAAATTAAAGCCTCTTAAATTAAAAGATGTATCAGCCGAGACTAATCTTCATGAGTCTACAATTAGCAGAGTTACATCAAATAAATATTTAGCATGTGAATACGGTGTGTATGAGATTAAAAGTTTTTTTGTAAAAGGGATTGAAACTACTGATGGTACAATGAGTGTTGAAGCTATTAAAGATCTAATTAAAGAAATAATAGATAATGAAGATAAAAAGAAGCCTTATAGTGATGAAAAAATTGTGGAAATTTTATCAAAAAAAGGTATAAAAATTGCAAGGAGGACTGTTGCAAAATATAGAGATGAATTAGGAATACCATCTACAAGTAAAAGAAAACAAAGATAG
- the hpf gene encoding ribosome hibernation-promoting factor, HPF/YfiA family — MNIQITARNIDLTDPIRSYVEKKVSKIKKYFDQIIDVHVLLEVQKNVHIAEILVDAKGVFLKGLEKSEDLYASIDLAVDKIEKQLVKYKEKLKSKKIMENVPGASLRLNVIDIESIFETEKPKTIISKQIPAKPMTIEEAVMQMELLNKNFFVFRNADTGEINVVYQRDDGNLGLIEP, encoded by the coding sequence ATGAATATTCAAATCACTGCCAGAAATATTGACTTAACGGACCCAATAAGAAGTTATGTAGAAAAAAAAGTATCCAAAATAAAGAAATATTTTGACCAGATTATAGATGTGCACGTTCTTTTAGAAGTGCAAAAGAATGTGCATATTGCTGAGATTTTAGTGGATGCTAAAGGTGTATTTTTAAAGGGATTAGAAAAATCTGAAGACCTATATGCATCAATTGATTTAGCTGTTGATAAAATTGAAAAACAGCTTGTTAAGTATAAGGAAAAGCTTAAGAGTAAGAAAATTATGGAAAATGTTCCTGGTGCTTCTTTAAGGCTCAATGTTATTGATATTGAATCTATTTTTGAAACTGAAAAACCTAAAACTATTATTTCTAAACAAATACCTGCAAAGCCTATGACAATTGAAGAAGCAGTAATGCAAATGGAGTTGTTAAATAAGAACTTTTTTGTATTTAGAAATGCTGACACAGGCGAGATAAATGTTGTTTATCAGAGAGATGATGGAAATCTTGGATTGATAGAGCCTTAA
- a CDS encoding PTS sugar transporter subunit IIA, with protein sequence MRIADYIDENHILFLDGKYSKDELLKIFAKKFKEVGLIENEDVVYLALLEREKLSSTAVGEEVAIPHAKITEIDRIKILIAISKEGQDFDAIDKLPVKLFFIVIAPANQMQLHLKTLARISRLMKMTNFKSRVLAANNFKEVIDILKEEESKL encoded by the coding sequence ATGAGAATTGCTGATTATATTGATGAAAATCATATCCTTTTCTTAGATGGTAAATATAGTAAAGATGAATTGTTAAAAATTTTTGCAAAAAAGTTTAAAGAAGTTGGCTTAATTGAGAATGAGGATGTTGTTTACCTGGCTCTTTTGGAAAGAGAAAAGTTAAGTTCAACTGCAGTGGGGGAAGAAGTGGCTATTCCCCACGCTAAAATTACTGAGATAGATCGAATTAAGATACTGATAGCTATTTCAAAGGAAGGGCAAGATTTTGATGCAATAGACAAATTACCTGTAAAACTGTTTTTCATTGTTATTGCGCCAGCTAATCAAATGCAATTGCATCTCAAGACGCTTGCAAGAATTTCGAGATTGATGAAAATGACTAATTTTAAAAGTAGAGTTTTAGCAGCAAATAATTTTAAAGAAGTAATAGATATTTTGAAAGAAGAGGAAAGCAAATTGTAA
- the hprK gene encoding HPr(Ser) kinase/phosphatase gives MKEIPVSELLAPEAASLKLKLIYGRKLLDKKFINNHRIQKPGLGLAGYTEHIHEGRVQILGNTEISYLNTLPFTEKYKSISKLCQKNISCFVVTKNLHIPKVVIQACKENQVPIFRTELVSSVAISEISAYLEEKLAPIANLHGVLVDVHGVGVLIMGRSGIGKSECALELVKRGHRLVADDVVIIKRKQGYLVGNSDDILRNHIEVRGLGILNIKEMYGIGSIRLRKKVEMVVNLLDWDKEDNYDRTGLNKNSVDILGVELPLLNIPVSPGRNIAIIIEAAARNHLLKLMGFDAAHEFSERLNKIIKRNEEKVIKNVMFKKGIE, from the coding sequence ATGAAAGAAATACCAGTTTCGGAGCTTTTAGCTCCAGAAGCTGCAAGTCTTAAATTAAAGTTAATTTATGGAAGAAAGTTACTCGATAAAAAGTTTATTAATAATCATAGAATTCAAAAACCAGGATTAGGGCTTGCTGGTTATACTGAACATATCCACGAAGGAAGAGTTCAGATTTTAGGTAATACTGAAATCTCTTATTTAAATACATTGCCATTTACTGAAAAATACAAATCTATATCAAAGTTATGTCAAAAAAATATTTCCTGTTTTGTTGTTACCAAAAATTTGCATATTCCTAAAGTTGTAATTCAAGCTTGCAAAGAAAATCAGGTTCCAATTTTTAGGACAGAATTGGTTAGTTCTGTAGCTATTAGTGAGATATCCGCATATTTAGAAGAAAAACTTGCACCGATAGCGAATTTGCATGGTGTTTTGGTTGATGTACATGGAGTTGGTGTATTAATTATGGGACGAAGCGGAATTGGTAAAAGTGAGTGTGCGTTGGAGCTTGTTAAAAGAGGACATAGACTTGTAGCAGATGATGTTGTTATTATAAAAAGGAAACAGGGTTATTTGGTGGGTAACAGTGATGATATTTTAAGAAATCATATAGAAGTGCGTGGATTGGGGATTTTAAATATTAAGGAAATGTATGGTATTGGTTCTATAAGGCTTAGAAAAAAAGTAGAAATGGTAGTAAATTTGTTGGATTGGGATAAAGAAGATAATTATGATAGAACAGGTTTGAATAAAAATTCTGTGGATATTTTGGGGGTAGAATTACCCCTCCTTAATATACCTGTTTCACCTGGTAGAAATATAGCAATTATAATTGAAGCTGCAGCTAGAAATCATCTTTTAAAACTTATGGGGTTTGATGCAGCACATGAGTTTAGCGAGAGATTAAATAAGATTATTAAGAGGAATGAAGAAAAAGTTATAAAGAATGTTATGTTTAAAAAAGGGATCGAATGA